The Sulfitobacter donghicola DSW-25 = KCTC 12864 = JCM 14565 genome has a segment encoding these proteins:
- the gyrB gene encoding DNA topoisomerase (ATP-hydrolyzing) subunit B, with the protein MSETEQTPEEYGANSIKVLKGLEAVRKRPGMYIGDTDDGSGLHHMVYEVVDNGIDEALAGHADHVAVTIHDDNSVSVSDNGRGIPVGIHEEEGVSAAEVIMTQLHAGGKFDSNSYKVSGGLHGVGVSVVNALSDWLELRVWREGKEHIARFEGGYTTEHLKVLGETDRTGTEVRFLAATDTFSNLDYSFETLEKRLRELAFLNSGVKIILRDERPSEALETTLFYDGGVKEFVKYLDRNKASVMPEPIFVTGEKDDIGVEVAMWWNDSYHENVLPFTNNIPQRDGGTHMAGFRGALTRTINNYAQSSGIAKKEKVSFTGDDAREGLTCVLSVKVPDPKFSSQTKDKLVSSEVRPAVESLVGEKLAEWFEENPNEAKIVVSKIIEAAHAREAARKARDLTRRKTAMDVNFLAGKLKDCSEKDPSKTEVFLVEGDSAGGSAQTGRDRQTQAILPLKGKILNVERARFDRMLGSQEIGNLVMALGTGIGRDEFNIDKLRYHKIVIMTDADVDGAHIRTLLLTFFYRQMPELIENGHLYIAQPPLYKVSRGKSEVYLKDQAAMDDYLIQQGIDGAMLRQGNGEEISGQDLARVVELARQMRRVLEAFPTHYPRHILEQAAIAGAFVPGAVDSDLQGVADKVAARLNLIALEYEQGWQGRITQDHGIRLARILRGVEEVRTLDGKMLRGGEARKSGTFTEHLQDVYKLPATLVRKDRNQVIHGPMDLLTAILTEGEKGLSLQRYKGLGEMNPDQLWETTLDPDARTLLQVKVEDMAEADDLFTKLMGDVVEPRREFIQQNALNVENLDF; encoded by the coding sequence ATGTCCGAGACAGAGCAAACACCAGAAGAATACGGCGCCAATTCCATCAAAGTTCTCAAGGGCTTGGAAGCTGTTCGCAAGCGCCCAGGAATGTATATCGGTGATACCGATGATGGTTCTGGTCTGCACCACATGGTGTATGAAGTTGTTGATAACGGCATTGATGAAGCTTTGGCAGGTCATGCGGACCACGTCGCCGTCACAATCCACGATGATAACTCGGTTTCGGTATCGGATAACGGCCGTGGTATTCCCGTTGGCATCCACGAAGAAGAAGGCGTTTCCGCCGCCGAAGTTATCATGACCCAGCTGCACGCTGGCGGTAAGTTCGATAGCAACTCTTACAAGGTTTCTGGTGGTCTGCACGGTGTTGGCGTTTCCGTTGTGAACGCGCTGAGCGACTGGCTGGAGCTGCGCGTATGGCGTGAGGGCAAAGAACACATCGCACGGTTTGAAGGCGGTTACACGACCGAACACCTGAAAGTGCTGGGTGAAACTGATCGCACCGGTACCGAGGTTCGTTTCCTTGCCGCAACGGATACGTTCTCAAACCTCGATTATTCATTCGAGACCTTGGAAAAGCGGCTGCGCGAATTGGCGTTCCTGAACTCGGGTGTAAAAATCATTCTGCGTGACGAACGCCCATCTGAGGCGTTGGAAACCACGCTGTTCTATGATGGCGGCGTCAAAGAATTTGTAAAATATCTGGACCGCAACAAAGCATCAGTCATGCCTGAACCGATCTTTGTCACCGGTGAAAAGGACGACATCGGCGTCGAAGTCGCGATGTGGTGGAACGATAGCTATCATGAAAACGTCCTGCCCTTTACCAACAATATCCCACAGCGCGATGGCGGTACTCACATGGCGGGTTTCCGTGGCGCGCTGACGCGGACCATCAACAACTACGCGCAAAGCTCTGGCATCGCGAAAAAGGAAAAGGTTTCCTTTACAGGTGATGATGCCCGCGAAGGTTTGACCTGTGTTCTGTCGGTAAAAGTGCCTGATCCTAAATTCAGCTCTCAAACCAAAGACAAATTGGTGAGCTCCGAAGTGCGCCCCGCTGTTGAAAGCTTGGTTGGTGAAAAGCTGGCGGAGTGGTTTGAAGAAAACCCCAATGAAGCCAAGATCGTTGTCAGCAAGATCATCGAAGCCGCCCACGCCCGCGAGGCCGCCCGCAAGGCGCGTGACCTGACGCGGCGCAAAACAGCGATGGATGTGAACTTCCTCGCGGGTAAGTTGAAAGACTGCTCTGAAAAAGACCCATCAAAAACCGAAGTCTTCCTCGTGGAGGGTGACTCGGCTGGTGGTTCTGCGCAAACGGGTCGTGACCGCCAGACACAGGCGATCCTGCCGCTAAAAGGTAAAATTCTGAACGTTGAGCGCGCGCGGTTTGACCGGATGCTGGGCTCTCAGGAAATCGGCAACCTTGTTATGGCGCTCGGCACGGGCATCGGCCGTGACGAATTCAACATCGACAAGCTGCGCTACCACAAGATCGTCATCATGACCGATGCTGACGTGGATGGTGCGCACATTCGGACGCTACTGCTGACCTTCTTCTATCGTCAGATGCCCGAGCTGATTGAGAACGGTCACCTCTATATCGCCCAGCCGCCTCTCTATAAGGTGTCGCGCGGGAAATCCGAAGTGTACCTGAAGGATCAGGCTGCGATGGATGACTACCTGATCCAACAAGGGATCGATGGTGCAATGCTGCGTCAGGGGAACGGCGAAGAAATCAGCGGTCAGGATCTGGCCCGCGTTGTCGAATTGGCGCGTCAGATGCGCCGTGTATTGGAAGCTTTCCCAACCCATTATCCACGACACATTCTGGAACAAGCTGCCATCGCTGGCGCCTTTGTACCAGGTGCCGTTGATAGCGACCTGCAAGGCGTTGCCGACAAGGTCGCCGCGCGCCTTAACCTGATCGCGCTTGAGTATGAGCAAGGTTGGCAGGGTCGCATCACCCAAGATCACGGCATCCGCTTGGCCCGTATTCTACGCGGCGTCGAAGAAGTTCGCACGCTGGATGGCAAAATGCTTCGCGGTGGCGAAGCGCGCAAATCCGGCACCTTCACCGAGCATTTGCAAGATGTCTATAAACTGCCTGCTACGCTGGTCCGTAAGGACCGCAATCAGGTCATCCACGGCCCGATGGACCTGCTGACCGCGATCCTGACCGAAGGTGAAAAGGGTCTATCCCTTCAACGCTACAAAGGTTTGGGCGAAATGAACCCAGATCAGCTGTGGGAAACCACGCTTGATCCAGACGCGCGCACTTTGCTGCAGGTAAAAGTAGAGGACATGGCCGAAGCCGATGACCTGTTCACCAAGCTAATGGGTGACGTTGTTGAACCGCGCCGTGAATTTATACAGCAAAACGCGCTGAATGTTGAAAACCTCGATTTCTGA
- a CDS encoding TetR/AcrR family transcriptional regulator, with protein sequence MSRAAPYDREKSLDAALSVFWTKGYHATSLKDLETALAMKPGSIYAAFKSKENLYLLALERYFMKSRNGFRKQAENALSPLQILADHLRAFPALDDDDAAKQACMLTKTLVDTRSTDNVLADQTRQYMREMREEFGKVFHAALGKGELPDNADTMRLARRYQANLTALRLEIHQGTKQDELVQLADDMAREVEMLRP encoded by the coding sequence ATGTCACGCGCTGCCCCTTATGACCGCGAAAAGTCGCTTGATGCTGCATTGTCGGTTTTCTGGACCAAAGGGTACCATGCGACATCTCTCAAGGATCTTGAGACCGCTTTGGCGATGAAACCAGGTAGCATTTATGCCGCGTTCAAAAGCAAGGAAAACCTCTACCTTTTGGCTTTGGAGCGGTATTTTATGAAATCCCGCAACGGGTTTCGCAAACAGGCGGAAAACGCGCTCTCACCCCTGCAAATCCTTGCAGACCACCTGCGGGCCTTTCCTGCGCTTGACGATGATGATGCAGCAAAACAAGCCTGCATGCTAACCAAGACCCTCGTCGACACGAGGTCAACGGACAATGTGCTGGCCGATCAGACCCGCCAATACATGCGGGAAATGAGGGAAGAGTTCGGCAAAGTCTTTCACGCTGCTCTTGGTAAAGGAGAGCTGCCAGACAACGCCGATACCATGCGGCTAGCACGGCGTTATCAGGCCAACCTGACCGCGCTGCGCCTAGAGATCCATCAAGGCACAAAACAGGACGAGCTGGTTCAGCTTGCCGATGATATGGCCCGCGAAGTAGAAATGCTGAGGCCTTAA
- a CDS encoding carboxymuconolactone decarboxylase family protein has translation MTTFTIHTRESAPEASKPLVEKSFAANGRVPGLHGVMAEAPNLLEAYQEAHRLFMASTLDKDELTVVWQTINVENECHYCVPAHTGIAKMMKVDDAITEALRNETPLPTPRLEALRTFTLLMVRERGNVPEADVQAFLDAGFTNKNILEIILGYSQKIMSNYVNHFAKTPVDQVFQKFAWEKA, from the coding sequence ATGACCACCTTCACAATCCACACTCGAGAATCCGCACCAGAAGCCTCGAAACCGCTTGTCGAAAAATCATTCGCAGCCAACGGGCGCGTACCCGGCCTGCACGGCGTTATGGCCGAAGCGCCAAACTTGCTGGAAGCCTATCAAGAGGCCCACCGCCTGTTTATGGCAAGCACATTGGACAAAGACGAGCTGACAGTCGTTTGGCAGACCATCAATGTTGAAAACGAATGCCACTACTGTGTTCCGGCCCATACTGGCATCGCCAAGATGATGAAGGTTGATGACGCAATCACCGAAGCACTGCGCAACGAAACCCCTCTGCCAACACCCCGCCTCGAGGCGCTGCGCACATTCACCCTTCTGATGGTACGTGAGCGCGGCAACGTTCCAGAAGCCGACGTTCAGGCGTTCCTAGACGCGGGATTTACCAATAAAAACATCCTTGAGATCATCTTGGGATATAGCCAAAAGATCATGTCAAACTATGTAAACCATTTTGCCAAAACTCCGGTTGACCAAGTGTTCCAAAAGTTCGCTTGGGAAAAGGCCTGA
- a CDS encoding DsbA family oxidoreductase, with translation MNTSDSPLRIDIISDVMCPWCIIGYRQLAKALDATSVEHEVHWHPFELNPNMPPEGQDGVEHIAEKYGATPEQSKANRKQMTDLGDQLGFEFGFQDGFRMHNTFNTHQLLHWAEDQDRKHDLKMALFTAHFTNRRDLSDNAVLADIAGEIGLDRDEALAVLSDQRFAKNVRDIENFWVQQGIQGVPAVVFDRQHLVTGAQGVENYTSILNQLAKTDA, from the coding sequence ATGAATACGTCTGACTCTCCGCTACGGATCGACATCATCTCTGATGTCATGTGCCCTTGGTGTATTATTGGTTATCGCCAATTGGCCAAAGCATTAGACGCAACCAGCGTAGAGCATGAGGTTCATTGGCATCCGTTTGAGTTAAACCCAAACATGCCCCCCGAAGGGCAAGACGGGGTTGAACATATCGCCGAGAAATATGGCGCTACCCCAGAGCAATCTAAAGCCAACCGTAAACAGATGACCGATTTGGGCGACCAACTGGGATTCGAATTCGGGTTCCAAGACGGATTTCGGATGCACAACACTTTCAACACGCACCAGCTGCTACATTGGGCCGAAGATCAGGACCGCAAACACGATTTAAAAATGGCGCTATTTACCGCCCATTTCACCAATCGGCGTGACCTTTCTGACAATGCTGTTCTAGCTGATATCGCTGGCGAGATTGGTCTGGACCGCGACGAAGCCCTTGCCGTGCTGAGCGATCAGCGATTTGCCAAAAACGTGCGCGACATTGAGAACTTTTGGGTTCAACAGGGGATTCAGGGTGTGCCTGCTGTGGTATTTGACCGACAGCATTTGGTAACGGGCGCGCAAGGGGTCGAAAACTATACAAGCATCCTGAACCAGCTGGCAAAAACGGACGCTTAG